The segment TGCAGATCTAGGGTGAGGGCCAGCAACTCGCCCTCGGCCAGCCGGTACTCGGGATTCTTCGGCCCGCGCCCGCTGCTCTGCAGCCGGCTCCAGGTCTCGTAAAACAACAATCCGCCGGGACGCAGGGCTGCGCCCAGCGCCGGCATCAGCGCGCGCTCCAGGAAGTAGCTCACGACCACCACGTCATAACGTTGCTCTGCGGGTGGTTCGCGGGTCACGTCCCGGCGCAGGGGATGCGCGTTCAGCCGCCCGGCACGGACACGGGCGTTCAGTTGTTCGATCGCCTGGTCGGAAACATCCCAGGCATCGACTTCCAATCCATGCTGCGCCAGCAGCACGGCATTGGCGCCGAGGCCGCAGGCCAGGTCCAGCGCCCGGCCCCGTTCCGGCAGCAGATGAAGGTTCGCCGCCAGCACCTCGGCGGCGCGCAACGGGCCCTCCCCGCGTGCCGCATAGCGGGCATTCCAGCATTGGCGCGGATCGTCGGATCCGCTTCCGGGCGCATCAGGGCCGGCGCTCATGGCTGTTCGGGCTTCACCAATTCCTCGTAGCGCCGCAGACCGTCGGCAGGAGCCGGCAGGCTGCGGCGCAGGTCACCCTGCCAAGCATAAACCGTAT is part of the Gammaproteobacteria bacterium genome and harbors:
- a CDS encoding class I SAM-dependent methyltransferase, whose product is MSAGPDAPGSGSDDPRQCWNARYAARGEGPLRAAEVLAANLHLLPERGRALDLACGLGANAVLLAQHGLEVDAWDVSDQAIEQLNARVRAGRLNAHPLRRDVTREPPAEQRYDVVVVSYFLERALMPALGAALRPGGLLFYETWSRLQSSGRGPKNPEYRLAEGELLALTLDLQPVFYREEGLLGDTSRGMRDIVQYIGRRPV